In the genome of Dermatobacter hominis, the window GACGATGATCGCGGTGCCGAGCGTCAGCCGGATGGCGGCGAAGGTCTGCTCGTTGGTGATCGTCGTCCAGAACTTGTCCCACCCGCCGGCGGCCGACACGCCCACGACGGCGGCCAGCGGGATGAGCACGAGGATGCTGAACCACAGGAGGGTCACCCCCAGCCCGATGCCCGAGCTGAGGGTGAGCCTCCCGTCCACGGACGGCCGGCGCCAGCGCGCCGACCGTCCGCTCCGGATCGAGTCCGACCCGGTGAGGGCAGTCGTCACTGCGCCTTCCCGGACTCGGCGATGATCTTCGTGATGATTCCGTTCTCCTCGTCGAAGAACTTCTTGGACAGGTCGCCCCAGCTCCCGAAGCTCTCCTGGACCGTCAGCAGCTTCTCGGGCTGCGGGAAGGGATCGGACGGGTCGGTGGCGCCCTCGACCTCGTCGACGTCGACCGTGGCGCCCTCGATCGGGCGGAAGCCCTTCAGCGCGAACTGGGTCTGGCCGGCGTCGCTCAGGACGAAGTCGAGCCACTCGGTCGCCTTCGGCGTGGCGTCCTTCAGGACCGCACCCGGGTTCTCGATCTTCAGCGTCGTCGGCGGGATGACGTAGTCGAAGTCCTCACCGTTCTGACGGGCGAGGATCGCCTCGTTCTCGTACGTGAGGAAGACGTTGCCGGTGCCGCTGGTGAAGGCGGTGGTGGCGTCACGGCCGCTGTTGGGCAGCGACACGACGTTGCCGTAGAGCTTGGTGACGTACTCCTGCGCGTCGGCCTCGGTGCCGCCGTTGGCGATGACCTGGCCCCACGCCGCGAGGGCGTTCCAGCGCGCCGCTCCCGACGAGGCCGGGTTCGGCGTCACGATCTCGACGCCGGGCTTGATGAGGTCGTCCCAGTCCTTGATGTCGTTCGGGTTCCCCTTCGGCACCGCGAACACGACGACCGACGTCGAGACGACGCCCTTGTTGTCCCCGGTGTTCCAGTCCTCGGCGACGAGGCCGGCGTCGACCAGGCGGGTCACGTCGCTCGGCACGGAGAAGTGCACGTAGTCGGCCTTCAGGCCGTCGGCCACGGCGCGGCTCTGGTCGCCCGACGCGCCGTAGGAGGTCTTGAACTCGACGTTCTCGCCCTCGGGGGTCTTGGCCCACTCGGCAGCGATCGCCTTGTTGGCCGCCTCCGGCACGGCGAAGCCGACCAGGTTGATCGTGGTCGGCTCGGAGCTGCCGCCCGAGTCGCCGGAGGCGTCGTCGTCGTCGCCCCCGCAAGCCCCTGCCACCAGCATCACG includes:
- a CDS encoding sulfate ABC transporter substrate-binding protein is translated as MKQRWRGLFALAVVGVMLVAGACGGDDDDASGDSGGSSEPTTINLVGFAVPEAANKAIAAEWAKTPEGENVEFKTSYGASGDQSRAVADGLKADYVHFSVPSDVTRLVDAGLVAEDWNTGDNKGVVSTSVVVFAVPKGNPNDIKDWDDLIKPGVEIVTPNPASSGAARWNALAAWGQVIANGGTEADAQEYVTKLYGNVVSLPNSGRDATTAFTSGTGNVFLTYENEAILARQNGEDFDYVIPPTTLKIENPGAVLKDATPKATEWLDFVLSDAGQTQFALKGFRPIEGATVDVDEVEGATDPSDPFPQPEKLLTVQESFGSWGDLSKKFFDEENGIITKIIAESGKAQ